The proteins below come from a single Acidobacteriota bacterium genomic window:
- a CDS encoding pyridoxamine 5'-phosphate oxidase family protein, translating into MSSNSMPTARTRVVREPDRAVYDRDAVNQLLDEGFLCHVGFVVDGQPFVIPTSYGRDGNVLYIHGSAASRMLRNLSQGIRVCITVTLLDGLVLARSIFNHSMNYRSVVILGTATLVDDPEEKLKALRVLTEHIIPHRWDDSRQPNEKELKATSALRVPIEEFSAKVRKGPAIDDEPDYSFPTWAGVIPLDTTVGTPIRDERCELELPEYLRKYSRKKG; encoded by the coding sequence ATGTCCAGCAATTCCATGCCAACCGCACGTACGCGAGTCGTGCGTGAACCGGATCGCGCAGTTTATGACCGCGATGCCGTCAACCAACTTCTCGACGAGGGATTCCTCTGTCATGTCGGCTTCGTAGTCGACGGCCAGCCTTTCGTGATCCCAACCTCCTATGGGCGAGATGGTAACGTCCTCTACATTCACGGCTCCGCTGCAAGCCGCATGCTCCGGAATTTGAGCCAGGGAATCCGCGTCTGTATCACGGTCACACTCTTGGATGGACTGGTGCTGGCGCGTTCGATCTTCAATCATTCGATGAACTACCGCTCGGTCGTAATTCTCGGCACGGCGACGCTGGTGGATGATCCGGAAGAAAAGCTCAAGGCCCTGCGCGTTTTGACCGAGCACATCATTCCCCACAGGTGGGACGATTCTCGCCAGCCCAACGAGAAAGAGTTGAAGGCCACTTCGGCTTTGCGGGTACCGATTGAAGAATTCTCCGCAAAGGTTCGCAAGGGTCCGGCGATTGACGATGAGCCGGACTACTCCTTCCCCACGTGGGCCGGAGTCATTCCGCTCGATACGACCGTTGGGACGCCCATTCGTGACGAACGGTGTGAACTGGAATTGCCGGAGTATCTGCGGAAGTATTCGCGCAAGAAGGGCTGA
- a CDS encoding ArgE/DapE family deacylase — protein sequence MNSTVQKITAQVDSLQSEMTAFLARLVQFASLPGREQAAQHFYADKLRALGCSPQILTSKREELESHPAFCDDLVPFNDRLNVVGRWSATPNSENRGRSLILNGHMDVVPTGHESLWSASPWSGSVIDGKLYGRGSCDMKAGLTANAFAVQALQNLGFRPAGDVLLESVIGEESGGVGTLTTIVKGFKADAAIITEPTCLHACPVQSGALTFRLKVAGRAIHACMKPHGVSAIEKFYPLLQAVQELERRRHVEYKNALYPDPNNIAPVNFGTIHGGDWPSTVPDEVVIEGRFGVLPGESTADARKALTTALDRAVAADEWMKMHPPQLEWFEGQFESGQTPLTDPIVESLQQCHAEVLGKPTVLQGVTYGSDLRLFTNHGHVPAVLYGPGNIEQAHTVDEWVDLQEVFSAAKVLATIITQWCGGEFV from the coding sequence ATGAATTCGACGGTTCAGAAAATCACGGCGCAGGTTGACTCACTGCAGAGTGAAATGACCGCGTTCCTCGCGCGCCTGGTGCAGTTTGCCAGTCTTCCGGGCAGGGAACAGGCGGCGCAACATTTTTATGCCGACAAGCTGCGGGCCCTCGGTTGTTCGCCTCAGATCCTGACGTCGAAGCGCGAAGAACTGGAATCGCATCCTGCATTTTGTGATGACCTGGTTCCTTTCAACGACCGCCTGAATGTGGTGGGACGCTGGAGCGCGACTCCCAACAGCGAAAATAGAGGGCGGTCCCTGATCCTCAACGGCCACATGGATGTTGTTCCTACAGGCCATGAATCGTTGTGGTCGGCCTCGCCCTGGAGCGGCTCCGTAATAGACGGCAAGCTTTATGGACGCGGCTCCTGCGATATGAAAGCCGGACTTACAGCAAACGCGTTCGCTGTGCAGGCGCTGCAGAATCTGGGATTTCGTCCCGCGGGCGACGTGTTGCTCGAAAGCGTAATCGGCGAAGAGAGTGGCGGGGTCGGTACGCTCACGACCATCGTCAAGGGATTCAAGGCTGATGCGGCGATCATTACGGAGCCGACTTGCCTCCATGCATGTCCGGTGCAATCCGGTGCGCTGACCTTCCGCCTGAAAGTCGCAGGACGCGCCATTCACGCGTGCATGAAACCGCATGGTGTGAGTGCGATTGAAAAGTTCTATCCCTTGCTGCAGGCCGTGCAGGAATTGGAGCGCCGGCGGCACGTGGAGTACAAGAATGCTCTGTATCCGGATCCGAATAACATTGCGCCCGTAAACTTCGGCACGATTCACGGAGGCGATTGGCCTTCTACCGTGCCCGATGAGGTGGTGATCGAAGGCCGGTTCGGAGTTCTGCCCGGCGAATCAACCGCTGACGCAAGAAAGGCGCTGACGACCGCCCTCGATCGCGCCGTGGCAGCGGACGAATGGATGAAGATGCATCCCCCGCAACTCGAATGGTTCGAAGGACAATTCGAATCCGGACAGACACCGCTGACCGATCCGATTGTCGAGTCGTTGCAACAATGCCACGCCGAAGTACTCGGCAAGCCAACGGTGCTGCAAGGTGTCACTTACGGATCCGATCTTCGATTGTTCACGAACCACGGCCATGTGCCGGCCGTTCTCTACGGACCGGGCAACATCGAGCAGGCGCATACCGTCGATGAGTGGGTCGATTTGCAGGAAGTATTTTCCGCAGCCAAAGTGCTGGCCACCATCATCACGCAGTGGTGTGGCGGAGAATTTGTCTAG
- a CDS encoding DUF4386 domain-containing protein — protein MSATYNPGRVAGLWYLLLVLLGPLRLIYIPNKLFVHEDAAATVNNIAAHEWLFRFGMVSDLIGAVVLIFLALAFYRLFKGVDHGLAVQVVIFGGVMPSLLYFVNVVSDAGALMIVRGTGFLSAFEKPQRDALVMLFLRLHDHQVTAAEILWGVWLIPLAILIYRSRIMPRFLGVWLVFNGLAYVILSFIGLLLPQYYGNVFMFSQPALFGEMALMLWLVIKGAKPPALEFAAPSPAVS, from the coding sequence TTGAGCGCAACCTACAATCCAGGGAGAGTCGCTGGACTCTGGTACCTTCTCCTCGTCCTGCTCGGGCCACTGCGCCTCATCTATATTCCCAACAAGCTGTTCGTCCACGAAGATGCTGCGGCAACCGTGAACAACATTGCGGCTCACGAGTGGCTCTTCCGTTTCGGGATGGTCAGCGACCTGATTGGCGCGGTCGTCCTGATTTTCCTCGCCCTGGCCTTTTACCGGTTGTTCAAGGGAGTGGATCACGGCCTCGCTGTGCAGGTTGTAATCTTTGGCGGCGTGATGCCCTCCCTACTTTACTTTGTTAACGTGGTGAGCGACGCAGGTGCCCTGATGATCGTGCGCGGCACCGGTTTCTTGTCTGCATTCGAAAAGCCTCAGCGGGACGCGCTGGTCATGCTGTTCCTGCGCCTGCATGACCATCAAGTGACAGCTGCGGAGATTCTTTGGGGCGTATGGCTGATTCCGTTGGCGATCCTCATTTACCGGTCGCGCATCATGCCGCGCTTTTTGGGAGTTTGGCTGGTCTTCAACGGCTTGGCCTACGTGATCTTGAGTTTCATCGGATTGCTGTTGCCGCAGTATTACGGGAACGTATTCATGTTCTCCCAGCCCGCGCTCTTCGGGGAGATGGCGCTTATGCTGTGGCTCGTCATCAAGGGTGCCAAACCACCGGCACTGGAATTCGCAGCTCCATCGCCGGCGGTTAGTTAG
- a CDS encoding quinone oxidoreductase: MKAIQVKQVGGPEAMELVDLPVPQPRTNEVVVNVLAAGVNFIDVYYREGRYKAPVPFVAGQEAAGVVTAVGPDAYGFAKGDRVAFATAMGAYAEYIAVPADRLVKVPDDVTDREAAAAMLQGMTAHYLAHDTYPLKKGETAFVHAAAGGVGLLLVQMAHNIGARVIATVSTEEKATLAHAAGADETILYKEADFEAETKRLTNGKGVDVVYDSVGKTTFEKGLNILRPRGMMALYGGSSGAVPPFDPIVLTQKGSLFLTRPSLGNYIATQKELQLRAGSVFSMIRAGKLKLRIEHVYPLEQAAQAHRDLEGRKTTGKLLLIPN, encoded by the coding sequence ATGAAAGCCATTCAAGTCAAACAAGTCGGCGGTCCAGAGGCGATGGAACTGGTGGATTTGCCCGTTCCTCAGCCGCGCACGAACGAGGTGGTGGTGAACGTCCTGGCGGCGGGCGTCAATTTTATTGACGTCTACTATCGCGAAGGACGTTACAAAGCACCCGTACCCTTCGTTGCCGGGCAAGAGGCTGCCGGAGTTGTCACCGCCGTAGGTCCCGATGCGTACGGATTTGCAAAAGGCGATCGCGTGGCCTTCGCGACCGCGATGGGAGCCTACGCGGAATACATTGCCGTGCCCGCCGACCGCCTGGTCAAAGTTCCCGACGATGTCACCGACCGCGAAGCTGCAGCCGCGATGTTGCAGGGGATGACGGCGCATTATCTGGCACACGACACTTATCCGCTGAAGAAAGGTGAGACCGCATTCGTCCATGCTGCCGCCGGAGGCGTGGGATTGCTGCTGGTGCAAATGGCACACAATATCGGCGCCCGTGTCATCGCAACGGTTTCGACCGAAGAGAAAGCTACACTCGCCCATGCCGCCGGTGCGGACGAGACCATCCTTTACAAGGAAGCCGATTTCGAGGCCGAAACCAAGCGGCTCACCAATGGCAAAGGCGTAGACGTCGTTTACGACTCAGTGGGCAAGACCACGTTCGAGAAGGGCCTCAACATTCTTCGGCCGCGCGGGATGATGGCGCTCTACGGAGGTTCCAGCGGAGCGGTGCCCCCGTTCGATCCGATTGTGCTGACCCAAAAGGGATCCTTATTCCTCACTCGCCCTTCGCTCGGCAACTACATCGCGACGCAGAAAGAACTGCAGCTGCGAGCCGGATCCGTCTTCTCGATGATTCGCGCCGGAAAGCTCAAGTTGCGGATCGAGCATGTCTATCCGCTGGAACAGGCCGCGCAGGCTCACCGCGATCTGGAAGGCCGCAAGACGACTGGAAAATTGCTCCTTATCCCAAACTAG
- a CDS encoding transglycosylase SLT domain-containing protein, translated as MRLQTYRSLAIAMAALAANIACQSAQKQTFFPPVEAQAPALKATKAPAPAPAPSPEEPKPVAAAPEPPSKAQPAAADAAAELIARVEKEYQAGQESYKKGNLEAAKKSFDAAVNLLLNASDNLRSDDRLDRELDRVMEGINGLDLLAAQDGEGPQQKQEPAPIDEANEQTPTVDASVKAKAEAEVKSTHSDLPLMMTDQVAGFINFFSNRGRGTLERALARSGRYEEMIRRILKQEGVPQDLIYLAQAESGFHSLAVSRAGARGMWQFMGSRAKGYGLQRNFWVDERQDPEKATRAAAHHLKDLYAQFGDWYLAMAAYNSGPGRVQSAVKRTGYADFWELYRRDVLPKETRNYVPIILAVTIMAKNPEQYGLDDVNRDQPIPYDTVKIDYPIDLRLLAQCVNATPAELQELNPSLLRLSTPKDGTFDLHLPVGTKKNFEAAVAAIPADKRLWWRYHDVKDGDTLASLARTYHTTSRAISEANKLDDDSLESQTRLVIPIVAGKFSDTGTYAHRITRYKVHKGDTVETVAENFAVPVKMVRSWNRLKGNSLAGRKVLYLHLPVTPGVADTHVATTHSRRSRKKTTDAKVSPPSGVVHHRVKSGETLYSIASSYNTTVAALQRNNRNTSSLRPGMILVVRAAR; from the coding sequence ATGAGACTTCAAACCTATCGGTCTCTGGCGATCGCGATGGCTGCTTTGGCGGCCAATATCGCCTGTCAATCAGCTCAGAAGCAGACTTTCTTTCCGCCCGTTGAAGCGCAAGCGCCCGCTCTGAAGGCGACCAAAGCTCCAGCCCCCGCGCCCGCGCCAAGTCCAGAAGAGCCCAAGCCAGTAGCCGCCGCTCCCGAACCGCCAAGCAAGGCGCAACCTGCTGCTGCCGATGCAGCCGCGGAGCTGATTGCGCGCGTGGAGAAGGAATATCAGGCTGGGCAGGAAAGCTATAAGAAAGGCAATCTGGAAGCGGCCAAAAAGAGTTTTGACGCTGCGGTCAACCTGCTTCTGAATGCCAGCGACAACCTGCGATCGGACGACCGCCTCGATCGCGAACTGGATCGCGTCATGGAAGGCATCAACGGACTCGATCTGCTGGCGGCGCAGGACGGCGAAGGTCCGCAGCAAAAGCAGGAGCCGGCTCCCATCGACGAAGCCAACGAGCAGACGCCGACGGTCGACGCCAGTGTTAAGGCAAAAGCGGAAGCGGAAGTGAAATCCACCCACTCCGATCTGCCGCTGATGATGACCGATCAGGTGGCTGGATTCATCAACTTCTTCTCCAATCGCGGACGCGGAACGCTGGAACGTGCCTTAGCTCGCTCCGGACGTTACGAGGAAATGATCCGAAGGATTCTCAAGCAGGAAGGCGTGCCGCAGGATCTGATTTACCTTGCACAGGCGGAATCCGGTTTTCATTCGCTCGCGGTTTCGCGCGCTGGCGCTCGCGGTATGTGGCAATTCATGGGCAGCCGCGCCAAGGGCTACGGGCTGCAACGCAACTTCTGGGTCGATGAGCGTCAGGATCCCGAGAAAGCGACGCGTGCCGCTGCTCACCATCTTAAAGACCTGTACGCGCAGTTTGGGGACTGGTATTTGGCAATGGCGGCCTACAACTCCGGTCCAGGCAGGGTACAGAGCGCCGTAAAGCGTACGGGCTACGCCGACTTCTGGGAACTCTATCGCCGCGACGTGCTGCCCAAGGAAACGCGGAACTATGTTCCGATCATTCTGGCTGTCACCATCATGGCGAAGAATCCAGAGCAGTACGGACTCGACGACGTGAATCGCGACCAGCCAATTCCCTATGACACGGTGAAGATCGACTATCCGATTGACCTGCGTCTGCTTGCCCAGTGCGTCAATGCAACTCCCGCCGAGTTGCAGGAACTGAATCCGAGCCTGTTGCGCCTGAGCACTCCGAAAGACGGCACGTTCGATTTACATCTTCCAGTCGGAACAAAGAAGAATTTCGAGGCCGCGGTCGCGGCGATTCCGGCGGACAAGCGTCTCTGGTGGCGCTATCACGACGTGAAGGACGGCGACACTCTGGCATCGCTGGCGCGTACCTATCACACGACTTCCAGAGCGATCTCGGAAGCCAATAAGCTCGACGATGATTCGCTGGAGTCTCAGACTCGCCTCGTCATCCCAATCGTTGCCGGCAAATTCAGCGATACCGGAACGTACGCCCACCGCATCACGCGCTACAAGGTACACAAGGGCGACACGGTGGAAACCGTCGCCGAAAACTTTGCCGTACCTGTGAAGATGGTTCGAAGCTGGAATCGCCTGAAAGGGAACAGCCTGGCAGGGCGAAAAGTGCTCTATCTGCACCTGCCCGTCACTCCGGGCGTTGCCGATACGCACGTGGCGACGACGCACTCCAGGCGCTCTCGAAAGAAGACGACGGATGCCAAGGTGTCCCCACCGAGCGGTGTGGTGCATCACAGAGTGAAGAGCGGCGAAACCCTCTACTCGATCGCAAGTTCCTACAACACGACCGTCGCTGCCCTGCAACGGAATAACCGCAATACTTCGTCGCTGCGTCCGGGAATGA
- a CDS encoding ABC transporter ATP-binding protein, giving the protein MACIEARGLRKVFGTTVALDGVDLRVEEGRILGLIGPNGAGKTTALNAILGLTPYQGELKVLGHDPWTERDQLMLDVCFISDVAVLPRWIKVSQTLDYVAGVHPRFDRAKAESFLAKTTIGRDRKVRELSKGMVAQLHLALVMAIDAKLLVLDEPTLGLDILYRKQFYDSLLNDYFDGSRTILLTTHQVEEVQNVLTDLMFIDRGRIVFNCSMEELETRYVEVTINPDQIAAARALKPINERKTIGRSILLFDLKPDSKLNVDRQQLASLGEAHTPSIADLFVAVIGNQEQVQPQGAAR; this is encoded by the coding sequence ATGGCATGCATAGAAGCACGCGGTCTTCGCAAGGTCTTCGGCACAACGGTCGCGCTCGACGGCGTCGATTTACGCGTCGAGGAGGGCCGCATCCTCGGGCTCATCGGCCCCAACGGCGCCGGCAAGACGACTGCGCTCAACGCGATTCTCGGGCTCACTCCTTATCAGGGAGAGTTGAAAGTGCTCGGACACGATCCCTGGACGGAACGCGATCAGCTCATGCTCGATGTCTGCTTCATTTCCGATGTCGCCGTCCTGCCGCGTTGGATCAAGGTCTCGCAGACTCTCGACTACGTTGCCGGAGTACATCCGCGATTCGATCGCGCCAAGGCAGAAAGTTTTCTGGCGAAGACCACCATCGGCCGTGACCGCAAGGTCCGGGAGTTATCCAAGGGAATGGTGGCGCAACTCCACCTCGCGCTGGTGATGGCGATCGACGCGAAATTGCTGGTGCTGGACGAGCCGACCTTGGGACTCGACATCCTGTACCGGAAGCAGTTTTACGATTCTCTGCTGAACGATTACTTCGATGGCAGCCGCACCATTCTCCTGACCACGCATCAGGTGGAGGAAGTGCAGAACGTCCTCACCGACCTCATGTTCATCGACCGCGGCCGCATCGTATTCAACTGCAGCATGGAAGAACTGGAAACGCGCTACGTAGAAGTGACCATAAATCCAGACCAGATCGCTGCCGCACGGGCGCTCAAGCCAATCAACGAGCGCAAGACCATTGGTCGCAGCATCCTGCTTTTCGATCTGAAGCCGGATTCCAAACTCAATGTGGATCGTCAGCAACTTGCCAGCCTGGGTGAGGCGCACACGCCCAGCATCGCCGACCTGTTCGTCGCGGTCATTGGCAATCAGGAGCAAGTGCAGCCGCAAGGAGCCGCCCGATGA
- a CDS encoding GntR family transcriptional regulator, producing MDRDWNDSQPIYRQLRDRVVAMILDGVLKEGDPLPSVRNVAAEYRVNPLTVLKGYQQLVDDGLVESRRGLGMFINSGARNLLLQGERQKFLGEEWPRVHATIQRLGLKAEELLAATDKSSPAEDKSKDNKSNPSEEKR from the coding sequence ATGGACCGTGATTGGAACGACAGTCAACCGATTTACCGCCAGCTTCGCGACCGCGTGGTCGCGATGATCCTCGACGGCGTGCTCAAGGAAGGAGATCCACTTCCTTCTGTGCGCAACGTCGCCGCCGAGTATCGCGTCAATCCGCTCACGGTTCTGAAGGGCTATCAGCAACTGGTCGACGACGGTCTGGTCGAGAGCAGGCGAGGTCTTGGCATGTTCATCAATTCCGGCGCGCGCAACCTGTTACTGCAGGGCGAACGCCAAAAGTTTCTTGGCGAAGAATGGCCCAGGGTCCACGCTACCATTCAGCGACTGGGCCTGAAAGCGGAAGAACTTCTGGCCGCCACCGATAAGTCATCCCCGGCCGAGGACAAGTCCAAGGACAACAAGTCAAATCCCTCCGAGGAGAAGCGCTGA
- a CDS encoding ABC transporter permease → MNPQSNAMSASRAAFPVSRLILWSVKRELWENRSIFLAPLAAAGIVLIGALIGLPRFLANVRGGAEMSPAMQHDAIEQAYMFAALLIMGATFVVAIFYSLGALHGERRDRSILFWKSLPVSDLTTVLSKAAIPVFVLPLITFVITIVTQWMIMLLHTMVLLGSGQGVGMLWSHVALAQMTLMEFYHLLLGHGLWYAPVYGWLLLVSAWSRRSPFLWAALPLFAIGTIEKIAFNTRHIVDVVGNRILGAGGEKASSASAMLYIDPVQTLLKPGMWIGLALTALFLVAAARLRRSQGPI, encoded by the coding sequence ATGAATCCTCAATCGAACGCGATGTCCGCCTCTCGCGCTGCTTTCCCTGTGAGTCGACTTATCCTCTGGTCGGTGAAGCGGGAGTTGTGGGAGAACCGCTCCATCTTTCTCGCTCCCCTGGCCGCGGCAGGCATTGTTCTCATTGGCGCGCTCATCGGCTTGCCACGTTTCCTGGCGAATGTGCGCGGGGGGGCGGAAATGAGCCCGGCAATGCAGCATGACGCGATCGAGCAGGCGTACATGTTCGCAGCACTTCTCATCATGGGCGCCACGTTCGTGGTCGCGATTTTCTACAGTCTCGGGGCGCTCCATGGCGAGCGGCGCGACCGCAGCATCCTGTTCTGGAAATCGCTGCCGGTGTCCGATCTCACCACCGTACTCTCCAAGGCGGCGATTCCGGTGTTTGTTCTCCCGCTCATCACTTTCGTCATCACCATCGTGACGCAATGGATGATCATGCTGCTGCATACCATGGTGCTGCTGGGGAGTGGCCAGGGTGTGGGAATGCTGTGGTCTCACGTTGCACTGGCGCAGATGACGTTGATGGAGTTCTATCACCTGCTGTTGGGTCATGGATTATGGTATGCGCCGGTCTATGGGTGGTTGCTGCTGGTCTCGGCTTGGTCTCGAAGGTCACCATTCCTGTGGGCAGCCTTGCCTCTGTTTGCGATCGGCACAATTGAAAAGATTGCATTCAACACACGACATATCGTGGACGTGGTGGGAAACCGGATCCTTGGCGCCGGAGGGGAAAAAGCCTCATCCGCTTCCGCAATGTTGTATATCGATCCCGTGCAAACATTATTGAAGCCGGGCATGTGGATCGGCCTTGCATTGACCGCGCTATTTCTAGTCGCAGCAGCCCGCTTACGACGTTCGCAGGGGCCGATCTGA